One Notolabrus celidotus isolate fNotCel1 chromosome 18, fNotCel1.pri, whole genome shotgun sequence DNA window includes the following coding sequences:
- the slc4a1b gene encoding solute carrier family 4 member 1b (Diego blood group): MKDQKQEAYWQETGRWGGYEESFDPQSGVWASSHVSYLTLKSLIQLRRTMNTGVAMFDSDERTLASIAEKLVNEMVNKKEIRPGDREGVLNSLIQNRSQSDPESQALTEGADLKKFSVKERRDESDRVEASMVLVGALDFLERPSVAFVRLKEAVVLDSALEAPVPVRFVFVLVGPSKTDMDYHETGRAMAALMADKVFNQAALQAKTPRELTDAVVDFMDCSIVIPPTEIQNEAMLSSIISFQKKLLQDRLRPSDTSGRLDSKPRKVSISSGPSSEDPLCRTGRPFGGMMKDIKRRYQYYKSDITDALNAQVLAAIIFIYFAALSPAITFGGLLADKVENMMGVPELLISTSIQGIIFCFVAAQPVLVIGFSGPLLVFEEAFFAFCKSQDIEYIVGRVWVGVWLVIIVVVIVAFEGSFLVRFISRFTQEIFSILISLIFIYETFAKLGRIFNSHPLILNYDHVNATIENPWHPRVEETVIYDNATGNTTIIINTIKPPYPNTALLSMCLMLGCFFIAYFLRQFKNGTFLPGKVRRLIGDFGVPISIFLMVVIDYNIEDTYTQKLVVPKGLLVSNPAKRGWLINPFGEHQTFPVWVMFACCVPAMLVFILIFLESQITTLIVSKPERKMVKGSGFHFDLLVLVGMGGLGAIFGVPWLSAATVRSVTHANALTVMTKGPKPVIEKVMEQRISGIVVALLVGLSILMEPILKMIPMSALFGIFLYMGVTSLNGIQLWDRMLLLLIPKKYHPDEPYATRVSTGRMHLFTAIQIVCLALLWIVKSSPVSLALPFILILTIPLRMFMTGRFFTELEMKCLDADDAKVTFEEEPGQDVYCESQMPL; encoded by the exons ATGAAGGACCAGAAGCAGGAGGCCTACTGGCAGGAGACAGGTCGATGGGGGGGCTATGAGGAGAGCTTTGACCCCCAGTCTGGTGTTTGGGCGTCCTCACATGTCTCCTACCTCACCCTTAAGAGCCTCATCCAGCTGCGACGCACCATGAACACAG GTGTGGCTATGTTTGACAGTGATGAGCGGACCCTGGCCAGCATTGCAGAGAAGTTGGTCAATGAGATGGTGAACAAGAAAGAGATCCGACCTGGAGATCGGGAAGGGGTGCTGAACTCTTTGATTCAAAACCGCAG CCAATCAGACCCAGAGAGCCAAGCTCTGACTGAAGGGGCTGACCTGAAGAAGTTCTCCGTCAAGGAAAGG AGGGATGAATCTGACCGTGTTGAGGCCTCTATGGTGCTTGTAG gagctCTGGACTTTCTAGAAAGACCCTCAGTTGCATTTGTGCGTCTGAAGGAGGCAGTTGTACTTGACTCTGCCTTGGAAGCTCCAGTGCCTGTTcgctttgtgtttgtcttggtCGGCCCCAGCAAGACAGACATGGACTACCATGAGACTGGCCGTGCTATGGCAGCTCTGATGGCTGACAAA GTGTTCAACCAGGCAGCGTTACAGGCAAAGACCCCCCGAGAGCTGACTGATGCTGTGGTCGACTTCATGGACTGCAGTATCGTCATCCCACCTACAGAGATCCAGAATGAAGCAATGCTTTCATCGATTATCAGCTTTCAGAAGAAACTACTTCAGGACAGATTGCGGCCCTCCGATACGTCTGGCCGCCTGGACTCCAAACCACGCAAGG tttccATTTCTTCTGGGCCTTCTTCTGAAGATCCCCTGTGTCGCACAGGCCGACCATTTGGTGGAATGATGAAAGACATAAAGAGGCGTTACCAGTATTACAAGAGTGACATCACAGATGCTCTTAACGCACAAGTCCTTGCTGCCATCATTTTTATCTACTTTGCAGCCTTGTCTCCTGCCATCACCTTCGGAGGACTTCTGG CTGATAAGGTGGAAAACATGATGGGTGTTCCAGAGCTCCTCATCTCCACCAGCATTCAGGGGATCATCTTCTGCTTTGTTGCAGCTCAGCCCGTCTTGGTCATTGGTTTCTCTGGTCCTCTGTTAGTGTTTGAGGAGGCCTTCTTTGCT TTTTGCAAGTCACAGGACATTGAGTATATCGTGGGCAGAGTGTGGGTTGGAGTGTGGCTGGTCATCATTGTGGTTGTCATTGTTGCCTTCGAGGGCAGCTTCCTTGTGCGCTTCATCTCCCGATTCACCCAAGAAATCTTCTCCATCCTCATCTCCCTCATCTTCATTTACGAAACCTTTGCCAAGCTGGGAAGG ATCTTCAACTCTCATCCACTGATCCTGAATTACGATCACGTAAATGCTACCATAGAAAATCCATGGCACCCAAGAGTGGAAGAGACAGTCATTTACGACAATGCTACGGGAAACACAACTATTATTATCAACACAATAAAGCCGCCTTATCCCAACACAGCCCTTCTCTCCATGTGCCTCATGTTAGGCTGCTTCTTCATCGCTTATTTCCTTCGCCAGTTCAAAAATGGCACTTTTCTTCCTGGAAAG GTCAGACGTTTGATCGGTGACTTTGGTGTGCCTATTTCCATCTTCCTCATGGTTGTTATAGACTACAACATTGAGGATACCTATACTCAG AAATTAGTGGTCCCCAAAGGTCTGCTGGTGTCCAACCCAGCCAAAAGAGGCTGGCTTATCAACCCCTTTGGAGAGCACCAGACCTTTCCTGTGTGGGTAATGTTTGCCTGCTGTGTCCCAGCCATGCTCGTCTTCATCCTGATCTTCCTGGAGTCTCAGATCACAAC TCTGATTGTGAGTAAACCTGAGAGGAAAATGGTCAAAGGATCTGGCTTCCACTTTGACTTACTGGTTTTAGTCGGCATGGGAGGACTCGGTGCAATATTCGGTGTGCCATGGCTCAGTGCTGCCACAGTGCGATCTGTCACCCATGCCAATGCACTCACGGTGATGACTAAAGGACCAAAACCTGTGATTGAGAAGGTGATGGAGCAGAGGATCAGTGGCATTGTAGTGGCATTACTGGTTG GTCTGTCCATCCTAATGGAGCCAATCCTAAAGATGATCCCGATGTCAGCCTTGTTCGGGATCTTTCTGTACATGGGAGTTACATCACTCAACGGCATTCAGCTGTGGGATCGAATGCTGCTTCTGCTCATTCCTAAAAAATACCACCCTGATGAGCCCTACGCCACCAGA GTTAGCACTGGACGAATGCACCTGTTCACAGCCATCCAGATTGTGTGCCTTGCACTTTTGTGGATTGTGAAGTCCAGCCCAGTATCCCTTGCACTTCCCTTCATACTCATCCTCACCATCCCCCTGCGCATGTTTATGACCGGCCGCTTCTTCACTGAACTGGAGATGAAATGC CTGGATGCCGATGACGCCAAAGTGACATTTGAGGAGGAGCCAGGGCAGGACGTATACTGTGAATCTCAGATGCCATTATAA